The following are from one region of the Desulfovibrio desulfuricans genome:
- a CDS encoding flagellar biosynthesis protein FlhF, whose amino-acid sequence MQVKTFTGATSQEILARIKAEMGPDAVILGNRTYRKNGAVCHEITAGIERPKAEAAQAAGAPAGWGEWHKEWMHLKDQIFALMKPAIQLERLTPRQRVALEYLQREGVSDSVAVDLYQRLLAEPGASVLECLCGMVPVKAWGAEQWRQRIHLMAGPFGFGKTTTALRFALHLRKHEPEARIAFINADCLRGNGRLILRHWAELSNFTYMEAPDKAAMELALAATREARAVFIDVPGLDRNGNLAHWRADMGLDTVEAATHLTLSPFFDALQTQAFLQRYKFEGPGSLVWTKLDEAVSFGNIVNVACAAGLPVSALSFGAELKESLAPATEPLVWRLIFKRQLPGQAA is encoded by the coding sequence ATGCAGGTAAAGACGTTCACAGGGGCCACATCACAGGAAATTCTGGCCAGAATCAAGGCCGAGATGGGGCCTGACGCCGTTATCCTGGGCAACCGCACCTATCGTAAGAACGGTGCCGTCTGCCATGAAATAACTGCCGGGATCGAGCGCCCCAAGGCCGAAGCAGCGCAAGCCGCAGGCGCGCCTGCTGGCTGGGGCGAATGGCACAAGGAATGGATGCATCTCAAGGATCAGATTTTTGCCTTGATGAAGCCAGCCATTCAGCTTGAACGCCTTACGCCCCGCCAGCGTGTTGCTCTGGAATATTTGCAGCGCGAAGGTGTTTCTGACTCTGTGGCGGTTGACCTTTATCAGCGCTTGCTGGCGGAACCCGGAGCCTCTGTGCTTGAATGCCTCTGCGGCATGGTGCCGGTTAAGGCCTGGGGCGCGGAACAGTGGCGGCAGCGCATCCACCTGATGGCCGGGCCTTTCGGTTTTGGCAAAACCACAACGGCCCTGCGCTTTGCACTGCACCTGCGCAAACACGAACCAGAAGCGCGCATTGCCTTTATCAACGCCGACTGCCTGCGCGGCAACGGCAGGCTGATTTTGCGCCACTGGGCGGAACTTTCCAATTTTACGTATATGGAAGCGCCCGACAAGGCCGCCATGGAGCTTGCCCTGGCCGCCACACGAGAGGCCCGCGCCGTATTCATTGATGTTCCCGGCCTTGACCGCAACGGCAATCTTGCCCACTGGCGGGCCGACATGGGCCTGGATACTGTGGAAGCAGCTACGCACCTTACGCTTTCGCCATTTTTTGACGCGCTGCAAACACAGGCGTTTTTACAAAGATATAAATTTGAAGGGCCTGGCTCCCTTGTATGGACCAAGCTGGACGAAGCCGTAAGCTTCGGCAATATTGTGAATGTGGCCTGCGCTGCCGGATTGCCGGTTTCAGCACTGTCGTTCGGCGCGGAACTCAAGGAAAGCCTTGCCCCGGCCACCGAGCCGCTGGTCTGGCGTCTTATTTTCAAAAGGCAACTTCCCGGCCAGGCCGCCTAG
- a CDS encoding MinD/ParA family protein, with protein MSGTFPLVFSVTSGKGGVGKTNISVNLAICLAQLGKQVVLIDADLGLANVDVVLGLTPQKNIFHLFHEGATISDILFPTPYGFSILPASSGMSEMLTLSTGQKLELLEAVDEMEDGLDYLIVDTGAGISDNVLYFNMAAQERLVVLTPEPTSLTDAYALIKVLKNNHGVERFKVCVNMAPDLKTAKDMFVRLHQACDHFLSGVSLELVGVIPRDTGVRKAVVQQLPYCISEPQSPAAKATMSLAKNISAWEAPENLDGNIKFFWKKLLFR; from the coding sequence ATGAGCGGCACTTTCCCTCTGGTTTTTTCCGTCACCTCTGGCAAGGGCGGCGTAGGCAAGACCAATATCTCGGTCAATCTTGCCATTTGCCTTGCGCAGCTGGGCAAGCAGGTGGTGCTTATTGACGCCGACCTCGGCCTGGCTAACGTAGACGTGGTGCTTGGTCTGACCCCGCAGAAGAATATTTTTCATCTGTTTCACGAAGGGGCCACCATTTCGGACATACTCTTTCCCACGCCTTACGGCTTTTCCATCTTGCCTGCTTCCTCCGGCATGAGCGAAATGCTCACCCTTTCCACGGGTCAGAAGCTTGAACTGCTTGAAGCCGTTGATGAAATGGAAGACGGACTTGACTACCTCATCGTGGATACAGGTGCAGGCATCAGCGACAACGTGCTCTATTTCAACATGGCCGCGCAGGAGCGCCTGGTGGTGCTCACACCGGAACCGACCTCGCTCACTGACGCCTATGCTCTCATCAAGGTGCTGAAAAACAATCACGGCGTTGAACGCTTCAAGGTGTGCGTCAACATGGCCCCGGACCTCAAGACGGCCAAGGACATGTTTGTGCGTCTGCATCAGGCCTGCGACCATTTTCTCAGCGGCGTCTCCCTGGAACTTGTGGGCGTCATCCCGCGCGATACAGGCGTACGCAAGGCCGTGGTGCAGCAGTTGCCCTATTGCATAAGCGAACCGCAAAGCCCGGCGGCAAAGGCCACCATGTCGCTGGCCAAGAACATCAGCGCATGGGAAGCCCCCGAAAACCTCGACGGCAACATCAAGTTTTTCTGGAAAAAACTGCTGTTCCGCTAG
- a CDS encoding FliA/WhiG family RNA polymerase sigma factor yields MKTGTAQAQAPCPWEALETGATPWESFSPAEQESVVRHYAPKIRFLALRLKAKLPRSIELGELISSGTLGLMEALGKFRPQLGIRFETYAESRIKGAMLDELRRLDWFPRSLRQRVRVLDEAMRKVEHEQGRQATEDELQKITGLDMRDVRQGLEALQNQLWISLDAIQDTISGEGPEGGEPFRSTALQELVERVAPLIDRLTPREKLVLSLYYTDELNMRETAEVMGITEGRVSQLHSQALSRLRKEFHNLYGEGTEI; encoded by the coding sequence ATGAAGACCGGCACAGCGCAAGCGCAAGCTCCCTGCCCCTGGGAAGCGCTCGAAACCGGGGCAACCCCTTGGGAGAGCTTTTCACCGGCAGAGCAGGAATCCGTGGTGCGTCACTATGCGCCCAAGATCCGCTTTCTCGCTTTGCGGCTCAAAGCCAAACTGCCGCGCAGCATAGAACTTGGGGAGCTGATCAGCTCCGGCACCCTGGGCCTCATGGAAGCCTTGGGCAAGTTCAGGCCGCAGCTCGGCATCCGCTTTGAAACGTATGCCGAAAGCCGCATCAAGGGAGCCATGCTCGATGAATTGCGCCGCCTTGACTGGTTTCCCCGGTCGTTGCGTCAGCGTGTGCGGGTGCTTGATGAAGCCATGCGCAAGGTTGAACACGAGCAAGGCCGTCAGGCCACCGAGGACGAGCTGCAAAAGATCACCGGCCTCGACATGCGTGATGTGCGGCAGGGGCTTGAAGCCCTGCAAAACCAGCTCTGGATTTCACTTGACGCCATTCAGGACACGATTTCGGGCGAAGGCCCCGAAGGCGGAGAACCCTTCCGCAGCACTGCCCTGCAAGAGCTTGTGGAGCGCGTGGCACCGCTGATCGACCGCTTGACGCCAAGAGAAAAGTTGGTACTCTCGCTGTATTATACTGATGAGTTGAATATGCGTGAAACTGCCGAAGTCATGGGCATCACTGAAGGCAGGGTTTCACAATTACATTCACAGGCCCTGAGCCGCCTTCGCAAGGAATTTCATAATCTCTACGGCGAAGGCACAGAAATATAA
- a CDS encoding chemotaxis response regulator CheY: MPYNPNMRVLVVDDFSTMRRIVRNILRQLGFQNVVEADDGTSAWEVLNREKIDFIVSDWNMPQMTGIDLLRKVRSSEQFANIPFLMVTAEAQQENIIEAVQAKVSNYIVKPFTADTMKQKIDKIFP; this comes from the coding sequence ATGCCTTACAATCCGAATATGCGTGTTCTTGTGGTTGACGATTTTTCCACCATGCGCCGTATTGTGCGCAACATTCTGCGCCAGCTTGGTTTTCAGAACGTGGTGGAAGCCGATGACGGCACCTCGGCATGGGAAGTTCTGAACCGCGAGAAGATCGACTTTATCGTTTCGGACTGGAACATGCCCCAGATGACAGGCATTGATCTGCTCCGCAAGGTCCGCTCAAGCGAGCAGTTTGCCAACATCCCCTTTCTGATGGTCACTGCTGAAGCCCAGCAGGAAAACATCATTGAAGCCGTGCAGGCCAAGGTTTCCAACTACATCGTCAAACCCTTCACTGCGGACACGATGAAGCAGAAAATCGACAAGATTTTCCCCTAG
- a CDS encoding flagellar basal body-associated FliL family protein, whose protein sequence is MAEKQDLKDAPVKDELQVAVSQDTSLRKVELDLDDAPFLVEQAPPPPAKTEEAPLQVAEEGAEPPKKKKKLLLIAAAAGLLVLLVAGAAIWWFVLRTPPPPPPEPIKPDVIVVPSAKTPTAQPDSVKELAPFVIPRQTPTGARFLICKFSTVSQSPRVGMEIDHKLIPLRDALYYYLSSKSDEFLLNPANTATIKKDLSGVLNDYLTQGRIDDILFESYLNE, encoded by the coding sequence GTGGCTGAAAAGCAGGATTTGAAAGACGCCCCCGTCAAGGATGAACTTCAGGTTGCGGTCAGCCAGGACACAAGCCTGCGCAAGGTCGAACTTGATCTTGACGATGCCCCGTTCCTTGTGGAACAGGCGCCTCCTCCCCCGGCCAAAACCGAGGAAGCCCCACTTCAGGTAGCCGAAGAAGGGGCCGAACCACCCAAGAAGAAAAAAAAGCTGCTGCTCATTGCTGCCGCTGCTGGCCTGCTCGTGTTGCTGGTGGCAGGCGCTGCAATCTGGTGGTTTGTACTGCGCACCCCCCCGCCGCCGCCTCCGGAGCCAATCAAGCCAGACGTGATCGTGGTGCCTTCTGCGAAAACACCGACTGCCCAGCCTGACAGCGTCAAGGAACTGGCACCCTTCGTTATTCCCCGGCAAACACCTACTGGGGCGCGCTTTTTGATCTGCAAATTTTCAACAGTCAGCCAAAGCCCCAGGGTGGGCATGGAGATTGACCACAAGCTCATCCCTCTGCGTGATGCCCTGTATTATTACCTGAGCAGCAAGTCGGACGAGTTTTTGCTGAATCCGGCCAATACGGCTACCATAAAAAAAGACCTCAGCGGGGTGCTGAACGATTACCTGACGCAGGGGCGCATTGATGACATTTTGTTTGAGAGTTATCTGAACGAATAG
- a CDS encoding efflux transporter outer membrane subunit gives MSASGKAPGIMLKTPALVLMLAMLLSACSLAPRYDRPEQEMPKQWRAVDMGSAPLHTDWWNRFNDPVLSELVEEALKNNQDLAESMAKIESAAAQVGVGTAALMPVINGTGSAAAQGASEKAANTVPFDQSKLSRSTTAYQGALSASWELDFWGKIRNQYTMLSDILMTTVIGHEALRLSVAGQTAQGYFALLAQDMQLDTARRTLKSREESFRIYTARYKQGDITELDWQRARAEVETARAQVHTSTVDVDKAEAGLAVLLGRSPRDIMDRAMKRGQGIHMLPAPPVLPAGLPSDLLERRPDVRAAEFSIMAYNANIGVARAQFFPSISLTGMLGSLSASMGNLFTGPAGTWSYGASGTVPLLDFGRNWYNLKDAEAQKKAAIAVYRKTVQTAFEDIRTALTSQREADHIVSSMQVQVESLRRAAQIAGLQYDNGYTDYLTVLDAERQLFAAELRLATALRDRLDSVVSVCMALGGGWQDPGTSPSFPVVNTEKLLQEQAGGRASAPAAKSE, from the coding sequence ATGAGCGCTTCCGGCAAGGCCCCGGGCATAATGCTCAAGACACCTGCATTGGTGCTGATGCTGGCCATGCTGCTTTCGGCATGCTCTCTTGCTCCGCGCTATGACAGGCCGGAGCAGGAAATGCCCAAGCAGTGGAGGGCAGTGGATATGGGCTCAGCGCCTCTGCATACCGACTGGTGGAACAGGTTTAACGACCCTGTGCTGTCAGAACTGGTTGAAGAAGCGCTGAAAAACAATCAGGATCTGGCCGAATCCATGGCCAAGATTGAATCTGCCGCCGCGCAGGTGGGCGTAGGCACGGCCGCGTTGATGCCCGTCATCAACGGCACCGGTTCCGCCGCCGCTCAGGGCGCATCAGAAAAAGCCGCCAACACGGTGCCTTTTGACCAGAGCAAGTTGTCGCGTTCTACCACAGCCTATCAGGGCGCTCTGAGCGCCTCCTGGGAACTGGATTTCTGGGGCAAGATCCGCAACCAGTACACCATGCTCAGCGATATCCTGATGACCACGGTTATTGGGCACGAAGCCCTCCGCCTCTCGGTGGCCGGGCAGACGGCCCAGGGCTACTTTGCCCTGCTGGCGCAGGACATGCAGCTTGATACGGCCCGACGCACCCTGAAATCGCGTGAAGAATCCTTCCGGATTTATACCGCCCGCTACAAACAGGGCGATATTACCGAACTCGACTGGCAGCGCGCCCGTGCAGAGGTGGAAACCGCCCGCGCCCAGGTGCACACCAGCACCGTGGATGTGGACAAGGCAGAGGCCGGTCTGGCCGTGCTGCTTGGCCGCTCGCCCCGCGACATAATGGATCGGGCCATGAAGCGCGGACAGGGCATCCACATGTTGCCCGCGCCGCCTGTGCTGCCCGCTGGCCTGCCTTCTGATCTTCTGGAGCGTCGGCCTGACGTGCGCGCCGCAGAATTCAGCATCATGGCCTACAACGCCAATATCGGCGTTGCCCGCGCACAGTTCTTCCCCTCCATCTCCCTCACGGGCATGCTGGGCTCCCTGAGCGCTTCCATGGGCAACCTCTTTACCGGCCCCGCTGGTACATGGAGCTATGGCGCAAGCGGTACGGTGCCCTTGCTGGATTTTGGCCGCAACTGGTATAACCTCAAGGATGCCGAAGCCCAGAAAAAGGCAGCCATCGCCGTGTATCGTAAAACAGTGCAGACGGCCTTTGAAGACATCCGCACGGCGCTGACATCGCAGCGTGAGGCCGACCACATCGTGAGCAGCATGCAGGTGCAGGTTGAAAGCCTGCGGCGTGCCGCCCAGATTGCTGGCCTGCAATACGACAACGGCTATACGGACTACCTGACGGTGCTGGACGCCGAGCGTCAGCTTTTTGCTGCCGAACTGCGGTTGGCGACAGCGCTGCGCGACAGACTTGATAGCGTCGTCAGCGTGTGCATGGCCCTTGGCGGCGGTTGGCAGGACCCCGGCACAAGCCCCAGCTTCCCTGTGGTGAACACAGAAAAGCTGTTGCAGGAGCAGGCTGGCGGACGGGCAAGCGCGCCTGCGGCTAAATCCGAATAA